ATCAAACAGCCAATAACTCCCCCGTTCGGGCAGCAGGTTTAATACTATAGATGTTACATTCCGGTGTTTTGCAGGAGAACCTGCCCCCGTTCCCAAAAAATACAGTTCCACACCTATTCCTCCGTCCTCTGTGTAAACCCTACATTCTTTTTATCTATTACGGCTAAACGCTAAACGCTATTTTCTTCACATGCTACTTATTTCCCTTTCAAAAGTCAATCAGCACAAAAAAGAATGCCGTCCCTGAGGGACAGCACCCTATATCCAATTAAGCAGTATCTATGTTCACAGTACATTAAAGTATCTGGCTTCGGGATGAGCAAACACTATCGCGGAAACAGAGGCTTCCGGTTCCATCATGCATCCTTCTGTCAATTCTACCCCAATATCTTCAGTCTTCATCAGTTCAAACAGCAGCCGCTGGTCTTCCAGTGCCGGACAAGCCGGATATCCAAAGGAAAAGCGCTGTCCCGTATACTTGGCTCCGAATCTTTCCTGCATTGTCATCGTGGCCGGGTCCGGAATTCCCCATAAATCCCGCATCATCTGGTGGATTCTCTCCGCGAATGCTTCGGCCAGTTCAAGAGCGGTGGCCTGAAGGGCATGGGATTTCAAGTAATCCCCTTTTTCCCGCCAATCCCTGGATAATTCTGAGATACCATGTCCGGCGGTCACAACAAGAAATCCTACATAATCCATTTGTCCGCTGTCTACCGGTTTTAGATAGTCCGCTAAACAATAATAAGGCTCTTTATGCTGGCGGGGGAAAGTAAATCTTTTGATTTCCTGTTTCCCGTTCTCAGGGTCATAAATGATAACGTCATTGCCTGCCGACTGGGCAGGAAAAAAACAATACATGCCGTTAGCCCGAATGATATGATGCCGCTGGGCCTCACTGAGAATACTATCTACCGTATCTTTAAGCTGAAGTGCCTTAGGATCCCGCTCAACCAGAAGCTTCTCCACTTTTCCTTTCAGACCAAGATGATGTCCAAGAAGCATTTGCATATTCACGTAAGGCATCAAATAGCTGATCGGGTAGTCTCTAAGAATATGGCGTTCCTGATCCGGTGGAATTTGAACGGGTACATCTCTGGATATAGTTGACGTTTTGACACGGGTTAAAGTAGGCATTGCCTTTTCTTCGGACAGATCCGCTTCCTTGAGCTGAGCTTCCTTCGTTTCCTTTAATTCTTGAATAAGCCGGGCTTTTTGATCAGGATTGCTCAGCTGATTGGCCAGATTCAGACCATCCATCGCATCTTTGGCATAGAGTACCAGTCCCCCGTACTCCGGAGCAATTCTTGTCTTGGTAAATTTACGGGACAAGGCCGCCCCTCCTACCATAATAGGAACATCAATGCCTGCCGCCCGCAAATCCTGGGCTGTAACAACCATTTGCTGGGCTGATTTCACCAATAATCCCGAGAGCCCGATTGCATCCGGTTTTTCCTTGCGGAAAGCCTCTATTAGCTGTTCAGGAGGAACCTTGATTCCCAGGTTAACAATTTTATATCCGTTGTTGATCAAAATAATTTCTACCAAATTTTTTCCGATGTCATGAACATCGCCTTTTACCGTAGCAAGAAGGATTTTCCCTTTTACCGCCGATTCGGATTTTTCCATAAACGGCTCCAGGTAGACAACAGATGCTTTCATAACTTCTGCGCTTTGCAAAACTTCAGCCACGATCAGTTCATTGTTATTAAAAAGACGACCTACTTCTTCCATCCCCTTCATCAGAGGTCCATTGATAATCTCAAGCGGGCTGTTTTGCTTTAAAGCCGTATCCAAATCCTGAATCAGCCCTTCCTTGGTTCCTTCCACTACATAAGCAGCCAGGCGTTCTTCGAGGGATAGATTTGATACCTTCTCCTTCTTCTCTACCTTTTTGGACCGGAAGTGAGCAACAAACTTTGCCAAAGTCTCATCATTGGTTTCATAAATCAGAGTCTCAGCCAGTTCCCTCTCCTCTTGCGGTATCGACGCATAGCGTTCCAGCTTCTCCGTATTTACAATTGCGTAATCGAGCCCTGCCTTGGTACAGTGATAGAGATATACGGCGTTCAAGACTTCGCGTCCGGCCTCCGGTAATCCGAAGGACACGTTGCTAAGTCCCAAAATGGTTTTGCACTCTGGAAGCTCCTGCTTTATAAGCCTGATCCCCTCGATCGTCTCCTTGGCCGATCCGATATACTGCTGGTCACCCGTTCCTACCGGGAACACAAGCGGGTCAAAAATGATATCTTCCGCCTTCAGGCCGTATTTGCCCACTAGCAGTTCATGGGAACGTTTAGCAACCTCCAGCTTATCTTCCCTTGTTATCGCCTGACCCCGTTCATCAATAGTTCCAACAACAGCCGCTGCTCCATAACGATGCAGGAGAGGAACAACGGACTCAAATTTTTCTTCCCCGTCTTCCAGGTTGATGGAGTTTATAATCGCTTTACCCTGTGAGTACTTTAGGCCCAATTCCAGTACACGAGGATCGGTAGAGTCCAACATCAAGGGAACTTTGATTTTTTTTACTACTAATTGAAGGAATTTTTCCATATCCTCCATCTCATCACGGTCCGGGTCCTGCAAACAAACATCAATTACATGGGCGCCGCCCTTAACCTGTCCCCGTGCTATCTCAGAGGCTTCCTCATATTTCCCTTCAGCGATTAGCCTCTTGAATTTGCGTGAGCCCAAGACATTGGTTCTTTCTCCTACCATATACGGACGGTTTTCCGGCTCGATGTATACCGTCTCAATGCCGGAAACGGCTGCAGGGTGATGCCCTGTTTTTGACCTTGGTTTGAGTGAACTCATTACCTCCGCTAACGCACGGATGTGATCAGGCGTTGTTCCGCAGCATCCCCCCGCAATATTCAGCCAGCCTTCTTCGGCAAAACCTGCCATCTTTTTGGCCAGAGAATCGGGAGACTCATGATAATGTCCATTTTCATCAGGCAGTCCCGCATTGGGATAGCAGCTGATAGCTGAGGATGAAATCGTTGCAAGAGTACGGATATGGTCTCTCATGAATTCAGGACCGGTCGCGCAGTTCAGCCCGATTGATACCGGTTCCAGATGCTCTAGTGAAATATAGAAAGACTCAATATTTTGTCCGGCAAGTGTAGTTCCCATAGGCTCAATCGTACCGGAAATCATCACAGGAGGTTTACGCCCGGATGTTTCAAACGCCCGTCTGATTCCAATGCTTCCGGCTTTCACATTTAACGTATCCTGTGAAGTCTCCAGAAGAAGAGCGTCCACTCCTCCTTCTATAAGAGCCAGTGCCTGTTCATAATAACTTTCTTCCAGCTCCTCAAAGGTTACCCCTCCGGTAACAGACAATGTTTTGGTAGTGGGTCCCATAGCTCCGACCGCATACCTGGGATGTTCGGATGTTGAATATTTATTTACGGCTTCGACAGCCAGTCTAGCTGCAGCCAGATTAATTTCACGTGCTTTGTCCTGCTGATTATATTCAGCCAGCACAATGCTGGTAGCACCGAATGTATTCGTCTCAACCAAGTCCGCCCCGGCTTCAAGATATTCCTCGTGAATGCGTCTTATCAGATCCGGCCGGGTAAGGACGAGAAGTTCGTTACATCCATCCAGCTCTTCTCCTCCGAAGTCATCTGCCGTCAGGTTGGCCTGCTGAATCATTGTGCCCATGGCACCATCTAGGATAAGGATCTTTTTTGTTAACTGTTCTTGAATTGTAGGTTTCAACATCTTAATCTTAAACTTCCTTTCACCAACCCAGCTGCAGTAGTAGATGAGTAAGATTTCCAAATAATTAAGAACTAGTGTAGCAGAATCATTCGGGAATGAAAAGGTACAAAGCGGAAAGATAACGTTGCCAAATCGAAAACTTTACTTGAATTCGCATTTTTCTCATCGGAATTATAAAATTGTGAATTTTGCATCGACAGAATCCTGAATTTCCACTATAATACAGAATAAATCAATTATTCCAGTAATAATTTTATCAGAAAGAGGGAATTGCGTATGGCAGAAATCCGAATAAGAAAAACGAATGAACGTATTTCAGAAGAGAGTAAAGTCAAGTCTTTTTTAGACCGCCAGCATGTTCTTTACGAACATTGGGATTCCGGAAAACTTCCTGAAGCGTTGCAGGAAAAATTCCAGCTAACAGACAAGGAAAAACAGCAGGTGCTCCAAACTTATGAAAGTGAAATCAGAGACCTCGCAGCTCGCCGCGGTTACCAAGCCTGGGATATCATCACTTTGTCTGAGGCAACTCCCAATCTCGATGAGCTTTTGCATAAATTTGAACAAGTGCATACCCACATCGAGGACGAAGTCAGAGCCGTAACGGCAGGCAAAGGTATTTTTGTAATTAAAGGTTCTGATGATACGGGCTATTTTGATGTAGAGCTTAAAGCGGGTGATGTCATCTCTGTTCCGGAAGGTACTCCGCACTTCTTTACTCTTATGGAGAATAAACAAATTGTGGCTGTCCGGCTTTTTATCGAAACGGAAGGGTGGGTAGCCCATCCTTATGAAGATGCTTCTTTCCAAAGGGCATAGCGGGTGTGACCTGACCACTATACTAAGCTAAAGGCACTCTATACCTGGCAGGTAGGAGTGCCTTTTACTTAAGCGGGTTCGTATAACTCATGCTTATATAATTTTTTATATACTTGAAATGAGGGGCAATAATTCCTTTAATTGTGTAATTTCAAAAGTGGGAATAATCTCATCGGTTCTGCTCATCTTGTGACGATTGATCCATACATTTTTTATACCGGCACGGCTGGCACCCAAAATGTCGGTTGTCAGCTTATCTCCTACCATAATAACCTCTTCCTTCTTAACTTTCAGCAAGTCCAGAGCATGATGAAAAATCGCTACAGAAGGCTTTCCTTCCCCGAACTTTCCGGAAATAATGATATGGTCGAAATAAGGCGCAAGCTCCTTAATTCCGTCAATCTTTTCCTGTTGCAAATCCGGAGCACCATTGGTAAGAAGAAGTATGGTATAACGGCCTTTTAACTGATCAAGCACTTCAAACGTATCTTCATATATATAAGGACGCTTTCTCCGCTCGTCAATAAATCTTTCTCCTAACTGCTCCGCGAGGAGGCCATCTTCAATACCTAAAGCGGCCAATCCCCTTTTCCAGGCTTCTTTCCGGTACAAAGGAGCTATTTGTTTAAGCTTGCGAAGATTTTCATCCTCTTCCATGGTAAATCGAGCCCAGAGGGCTTCAAAAGGGTTGATGCCGATTTGTTTTGTGTAAGGATAGGTTTCATAGCTTTCATATAAACTTCTCGCTTCTTGTCTTACGCTTTTTTCCAATCGTTCGGAAGAAAGCTGAGGATAATACCGGACTGCTTCCTCACAAGTCGTTTTGAAAGCTTCCTTAACACTTCGTTCATCCCATAATAGAGTATCATCCAAATCAAACATAACCGCTTTGACTGCCATCCTGAACTCTCCTTTGTCTTCGGGTATCATTGCTGCGGGTTTTCATCAACAAATTCGATGGAATCTAACTGTGATCTTAACGAGGCACGCATTGCCTCAATATATGTTTGACGAAGAACAGTGCGTTCCTCGGTTTCGGATTCGGTCAGTCCGACAGATTTGGCTTTACGGGACAGTTCGTTAATGCGACGAACCGTTTCTTCCATAGACATGCACGTTCCCCCTTTCTACTTTTGGTCTGAATCTACTATCACATTGAGCAGGCGAATTGTCAAGACAGATATGCTACTCATACCAAGAAGATATAGGGGACTCTCTATCCGAATATGTCAAAATGCTTAATTAAAAAAAGACCTCATTAATCAATGAAGTCTGTTTAATAAATGTTGCAATTTAATCTCTCTTGGGCAGTAATAGGACATCTCCAGCTTGAATCGTTGATGATTTGAGCTTATTCAGCTTCATTAAATCATTCAGATAGTGGCGTATATCTTCATGTTCTGGTGCATATTCGTCCGCTATTCTCCATAATGTATCCCCGGATGTGACGATGACCTTACTGTAGGTGTTCGGATCAAGAACGGATTTATCTCCCGCATATGCATGGATAATTGCTCCGGATGTAAAGGCTGCAAGCATCAGGACACCAATGACCAGCAAACGTAACCATTTAGTTCTATATCTCTTCGAGCGGCGATCTGCCTGAAAGGTTGTTTTCTTATATGTGTGGATTGTAGAAGAATTTGTATGATCATAATAGCCAATGTACATGAAAGTGCCCTCCAAACATTTGTTCTGTTTTCAATCTAACACGAACGAATGTTTGTGTCAATACATATTTAGGAACTTATGTTTGTACGAACTCGGGTTCTATGCTATACTTGAATTAATTATGAGAACACTGGAGTGATAGGTAATGGGAAAGCTCTCTCAGCGCCAGCAAGCAATATTGGAGTTTATTAAAAATGAAGTCAAGGAAAAAGGTTATCCGCCTTCCGTACGCGAAATCGGCGAAGCTGTCGGCCTGGCTTCAAGTTCCACTGTTCACGGTCATTTGGAACGTCTGGAGAAGAAGGGCCTGATCAGACGTGACCCGACCAAACCAAGGGCGATTGAAATTCTCGATATGGATAGTTCCTCCACCTTTTCCTTCTCCGTGACCAGAGTTCCCTTGATTGGTAAAGTCACAGCCGGTATGCCGATAACCGCAACGGAAAATATTGAGGATTATTTCCCACTTCCTTCTCATTATGTAGGTGATCATAACGTCTTTATGCTGAGCGTTTTGGGAGACAGTATGATAGAAACAGGTATTCATGACGGCGACCTTGTCATTGTCCGCCAACAACAAACGGCCGATAACGGTGATATTGTAGTTGCTATGACAGAAGATGATGAAGCTACGGTCAAAAGATTTTATAA
This Paenibacillus larvae subsp. larvae DNA region includes the following protein-coding sequences:
- the metH gene encoding methionine synthase, whose translation is MLKPTIQEQLTKKILILDGAMGTMIQQANLTADDFGGEELDGCNELLVLTRPDLIRRIHEEYLEAGADLVETNTFGATSIVLAEYNQQDKAREINLAAARLAVEAVNKYSTSEHPRYAVGAMGPTTKTLSVTGGVTFEELEESYYEQALALIEGGVDALLLETSQDTLNVKAGSIGIRRAFETSGRKPPVMISGTIEPMGTTLAGQNIESFYISLEHLEPVSIGLNCATGPEFMRDHIRTLATISSSAISCYPNAGLPDENGHYHESPDSLAKKMAGFAEEGWLNIAGGCCGTTPDHIRALAEVMSSLKPRSKTGHHPAAVSGIETVYIEPENRPYMVGERTNVLGSRKFKRLIAEGKYEEASEIARGQVKGGAHVIDVCLQDPDRDEMEDMEKFLQLVVKKIKVPLMLDSTDPRVLELGLKYSQGKAIINSINLEDGEEKFESVVPLLHRYGAAAVVGTIDERGQAITREDKLEVAKRSHELLVGKYGLKAEDIIFDPLVFPVGTGDQQYIGSAKETIEGIRLIKQELPECKTILGLSNVSFGLPEAGREVLNAVYLYHCTKAGLDYAIVNTEKLERYASIPQEERELAETLIYETNDETLAKFVAHFRSKKVEKKEKVSNLSLEERLAAYVVEGTKEGLIQDLDTALKQNSPLEIINGPLMKGMEEVGRLFNNNELIVAEVLQSAEVMKASVVYLEPFMEKSESAVKGKILLATVKGDVHDIGKNLVEIILINNGYKIVNLGIKVPPEQLIEAFRKEKPDAIGLSGLLVKSAQQMVVTAQDLRAAGIDVPIMVGGAALSRKFTKTRIAPEYGGLVLYAKDAMDGLNLANQLSNPDQKARLIQELKETKEAQLKEADLSEEKAMPTLTRVKTSTISRDVPVQIPPDQERHILRDYPISYLMPYVNMQMLLGHHLGLKGKVEKLLVERDPKALQLKDTVDSILSEAQRHHIIRANGMYCFFPAQSAGNDVIIYDPENGKQEIKRFTFPRQHKEPYYCLADYLKPVDSGQMDYVGFLVVTAGHGISELSRDWREKGDYLKSHALQATALELAEAFAERIHQMMRDLWGIPDPATMTMQERFGAKYTGQRFSFGYPACPALEDQRLLFELMKTEDIGVELTEGCMMEPEASVSAIVFAHPEARYFNVL
- a CDS encoding 1,2-dihydroxy-3-keto-5-methylthiopentene dioxygenase, producing MAEIRIRKTNERISEESKVKSFLDRQHVLYEHWDSGKLPEALQEKFQLTDKEKQQVLQTYESEIRDLAARRGYQAWDIITLSEATPNLDELLHKFEQVHTHIEDEVRAVTAGKGIFVIKGSDDTGYFDVELKAGDVISVPEGTPHFFTLMENKQIVAVRLFIETEGWVAHPYEDASFQRA
- the lexA gene encoding transcriptional repressor LexA, whose protein sequence is MGKLSQRQQAILEFIKNEVKEKGYPPSVREIGEAVGLASSSTVHGHLERLEKKGLIRRDPTKPRAIEILDMDSSSTFSFSVTRVPLIGKVTAGMPITATENIEDYFPLPSHYVGDHNVFMLSVLGDSMIETGIHDGDLVIVRQQQTADNGDIVVAMTEDDEATVKRFYKEKDHIRLQPENSSMAPIILSNVSILGKVIGIFRNIH
- a CDS encoding DUF896 domain-containing protein, with protein sequence MSMEETVRRINELSRKAKSVGLTESETEERTVLRQTYIEAMRASLRSQLDSIEFVDENPQQ
- a CDS encoding HAD family hydrolase, whose product is MAVKAVMFDLDDTLLWDERSVKEAFKTTCEEAVRYYPQLSSERLEKSVRQEARSLYESYETYPYTKQIGINPFEALWARFTMEEDENLRKLKQIAPLYRKEAWKRGLAALGIEDGLLAEQLGERFIDERRKRPYIYEDTFEVLDQLKGRYTILLLTNGAPDLQQEKIDGIKELAPYFDHIIISGKFGEGKPSVAIFHHALDLLKVKKEEVIMVGDKLTTDILGASRAGIKNVWINRHKMSRTDEIIPTFEITQLKELLPLISSI
- a CDS encoding LysM peptidoglycan-binding domain-containing protein — its product is MYIGYYDHTNSSTIHTYKKTTFQADRRSKRYRTKWLRLLVIGVLMLAAFTSGAIIHAYAGDKSVLDPNTYSKVIVTSGDTLWRIADEYAPEHEDIRHYLNDLMKLNKLKSSTIQAGDVLLLPKRD